One Urechidicola croceus genomic window, CATCTTTTTGTACATTACCTAAATCACCATGAATAGCATCAGCTGCATGCATAAAAATTGCAGGTGTACCAGTAGAGTTTAATGTAGCAACTATTTTATTGGCAATAATAGCACTTTTACCTATACCAGTAACAATGACACGTCCTTTGGAGTTATGAATAAATTTTACAGAATTTTCAAATGAATCATCTATAAAATTTAGTAAATTCGCAATTGCGTCGCTTTCAGTTACGATTGTTTCCTTAGCGATTGCAATAATTGAGTTTTTAGTTTTCAAAAAAAAATGTTTTTTTGGATTCAAAAAAAAGTTATACCTTTAGTTGCAAATGTATCTAAAAATAGATTAATAACATATAGATTGTGGGTGAAATTGACATACATGGAGCACTGAAAAAATATTTTGGTTTTTCACAATTCAAAGGATTACAAGAACAAGTAATATTAAGTCTTCTATCAGGTAATAATACATTTGCCATCATGCCAACAGGCGGTGGTAAATCAATTTGTTACCAATTACCAGCTTTAATGCAAGAAGGAACTGCGATAGTAGTTTCTCCATTGATTGCACTGATGAAAAATCAGGTAGATGCAATACGTGGTATTTCTTCTGAACATGGGGTTGCTCATGTTTTGAACTCCTCATTGAATAGAGGAGATGTAAATACAGTAAAAGCCGATATAGAAAGCGGTATAACTAAATTGTTATATGTTGCTCCTGAATCTTTGACTAAAGAAGAATATGTAGACTTCTTAAAAAATCAAAAAATTTCTTTTGTTGCTATAGATGAAGCACATTGTATTTCTGAATGGGGTCATGATTTTAGACCTGAATACAGAAATTTACGTAATATTATAAGTAAGATTGATGATGTTCCAATTATAGGTTTGACAGCAACGGCAACACCAAAAGTACAAGAAGACATTTTAAAAACTTTAGGAATGAGTGATGCGACAACTTTTAAAGCATCATTTAATCGCCCAAATTTGTTTTATGATGTTCGTCCAAAGACTGATGATGTAAACAAAGATATTATTCGCTTTGTAAGACAATATCAAGGTAAGTCAGGCGTCATTTATTGTTTGAGCCGTAAAAAAGTTGAAGAAATTGCTCAAGTTTTACAAGTTAATGGAATTAAGGCTGTTCCCTATCATGCAGGTTTAGATGCTAAAACTCGTGCTAAGCATCAAGATATGTTTTTGATGGAAGATGTAGATGTAGTTGTAGCAACTATTGCTTTTGGAATGGGAATTGATAAGCCTGATGTACGATTTGTGATACATCACGATATTCCAAAAAGCTTAGAAAGTTATTATCAAGAAACAGGAAGAGCAGGACGAGATGATGGAGAAGGCTATTGTTTGGCATATTATTCATATAAAGATATAGAGAAGTTAGAGAAATTTATGGCAGGAAAACCTGTTGCCGAGCAAGAAGTAGGACATGCACTTTTACAAGAAGTAGTTGGCTATGCTGAAACATCTATGAGTCGCCGTAAATATCTTTTGCATTATTTTGGAGAAGAATTTGATGAAGTCAATGGTTTAGGGGCTGATATGGATGATAATGTTAGAAATCCTAAGAAAAAGCATGAGGCTCAAGAAGATGTTCAATTATTAATTGAAATAATTTTATTAACCAAAGAAAAATACAAACCAAAAGAAGTTGTTAATACCATAGTAGGTAAAAGTAATGCGATGCTACAGTCTCATAAAACGCATGAGCAACCATTTTTTGGAAAAGGTAAGAGTAAAGATAAAAAATATTGGATGGCCTTACTTCGTCAAGTTTTAGTGGTTAATCTTATTCGTAAAGAAATTGAGCAATATGGTGTAGTAAAAGTAACAGATAAAGGAAAAGATTTTCTCAAAAACCCATATTCATTTATGATGAGTGAAGATCATGTTTACAATCTTGAAAATGATGATAGTATTGTAACTAATTCTAAAGGTTCTGGAGTTTCTACAGATGAGAAGTTAATGGCAATGCTCAAGGACTTACGTAAAAAAGTTGGTAAAAGTCGTGGGGTACCACCATTTGCAGTTTTTCAAGACCCATCATTAGAAGATATGACTTTAAAATATCCTATAAGTATCGAAGAATTGTCAAATGTTCATGGAGTAGGTGAGGGAAAAGCTAAAAAGTTTGGGAAAGATTTTATTGCTTTGATAGAGAAATATGTTGAAGAAAATGAGATACTTAGACCAGATGATTTAGTAGTTAAAAGTACAGGAGAAAACTCTTCACTAAAGTTGTTTATAATTCAAAATACAGATAGAAAAATTCCACTTCATGATATTGCAAAATCAAAAGGATTAGACTTTATTGAACTCATAATGGAAATGCAACGTATTGTATTTATGGGAACTAAACTTAATATTGATTACCATATAGACGATATACTTGATGAAGATCAACAAGAAGAGATTTATGATTATTTTATGGAAGCAGAAACTGATCATATTGAGGCGGCAATGACTGAGTTTGATGGCGATTATGATGATGAAGAATTACGATTGATGCGTATCAAATTTATTAGTGACGTTGCAAACTAAACTTTAACAAAATAATATAAAAACCTGCTGAAATTAATCAGCAGGTTTTTTTCTTTTTCATATCAAAATTTACCTTTGGTAATTTATTCAAATTTATAGATAAAATACTTATTGTAAAATACCCATTAGTAGGTATTTTTTTAAATATGATAAGGTTTGAGGATATTTAAGCCCCCTAAAAAATAAATACCCTCAAACAAATACAACTAACTCATAATCATAATTTTATTTAATGTTTGATTATTTTTTGTGTATATACCTTATCATTTATTTGTGTTTTTAATAAATAAACTCCAGTTGGTAAATTTTCAATATTTACTGTTTCTTCTGATTGTTTCATTGATTTACTTAATACAACTTTTCCTTGAATATTAAATATTTCAATTGTATAGTCTGAACTTAAATTGGCTATTTTAATATTTAATAATCCTCTAGTAGGATTAGGATAAATACTAATTTTTGAACTTAATTCATAATCATCAATACCCAACGAAGAATCAATAATTGTAATTGTAATTTCTACAGAGCCAATATTTCCACTACTATCTGTAACAATAAAGTCAACTGTATAAATTCCAATTTCAGTAAAAGTATCTTCACTTAACTCAACTGTTGCAACTTCACAATTGTCACTTGCTGTGATTTGTACATCTTCAACAGGAACGGTTATAGAATCTTCTCCTGCTAAATCATATTCAATATCCATAGCATCAGCAATAGGATTGATGTTATCAACCACATTAACAGTTACTCCCGTTGTCCCAAGATTTCCATTCAAGTCATATACATGATAGGTAACACTATTTTCACCTAATTCGCTACAATAGAACTCTTCTATATCAACTTCAGTATAATCAATTCCACAGTTATCAGATGAGCCATTATCTAAATCTAATACATCTAACATTCCAACACCATTTTCATCTAATTCAACAGTAATTTCATTTACTGCAATTGCAATTGGATCAACTAAATCAACTACTGTAACCGTTGCAGTTGCATCATCAGTATTTCCAGAAATATCAGTTACTGTTAACGTTACTGTATTTTCTCCAATGTTATCGCAAGTAAATTCTGAAATATCAATGGATTTACTAGTAATTTCACAATCATCAGTTGAATTATCATCAATATCATCTGCAGTAATAGTGGCATTACCATCAGAATCTAATTCAACAATAATATCTTTAGTTACAGCAGTTGGATTGAATGGGTCTTCAACTATTACAGTAACGCTTGCAGTATCCATATTACCAGTATCATCATATACGTGAAAGGTTACTAGATTTTCTCCAACTTCATAACATGAAAATGTAGAAGGTTCAACTTCTAATAATGCAATATCACAATTATCTGTAGATCCATTATCTATGTCAATATAATCAATTGTTGCTTCTCCAGTTTCGTCTAATTGAATAGTTATTGATTCAACTGCTATTGCAACTGGATTGGTATTATCTTCAACCGTTACAATGGCTGTTGTGCTATCAGAATTTCCACTTTGATCAGTAACAGTTAATGTTACTGTATTTTCTCCAACATCTTCACAGGTAAACTCCGTTATATCTAGAGATTTTGATTCAATACTACAATTGTCGGTTGAATTGTTATCAATATCATCTGCAGAAAATGAAACATTTCCACTGTCATCTAACTGCACAGTAATATTTTGTGTAATTGCCGTAGGATTTACACTGTCTTCAATAGTTACTATTGCAGTTTCACTTGCTGTATTATCACTTTGATCTGTTACTGATAATGTCACTGTATTTTCACCTAAATTGGAACAATCGAATGTAGTTATATCTAAACTATAGTCACTAATAGTACAATTATCAGTAGAACCGTTTTCAATTTCAGTTGGAGTAATTGATGCATTGCCATCAGCGTCTAGTTGTACTGTGATGTTTTGTGTACTTACAATTGGATTAATATTATCAACTACAGTAATTGTTGAAGTTGTATTACTAGAATTACCACTTTGGTCCTCTACAGTTAATGTAACTGTGTTCTCTCCTAAGTTTGTACAATCAAAACTAGTAATATCAACAGATTTTAATACAATCGAACAATTATCAGTTGAAGTATCTATATCTTCAGCAGATAAAGTTCCTAGGCCATCAGCATCTAATTCAATAGTAAAATCACTTGCACTTGCAATTGGATTTACACTGTCTTCAACAGTTATAATGGCTGTTGCTGTTTCAGTATTATCACTTTGATCAGTTACAGATAAAATTACACTGTTACTACCTAAATTGGTACAGTCAAAAGTAGACTTGTCTAAACTGTAACTCGCTATTGTACAATTATCTGTAGAACCATTGTCTAAATCTTGTGGATTTACAGTTACATTTCCATCAGCATCAAGTTGTACCGTTATATTTTGTGCAATAACAGTTGGTGCGATTGAATCTTCAATAGTAACAGTTGCTGTTCCTGTACTCACTTTATCTTCAAAATCGGTTGCAGTAAGTGTTACCGTATTTGCTCCTAAATCATCACAATCAAAATCTGTAATATCAATTTCTACTGAAACTAATTCACAATCGTCAAAAGTACCATTATCAACATCATCAACAGTTATTGATGCTAGTCCGTTTTCATCTAATTGAACTGTAATATCTTCAGATACAATTGTTGGATTGGCATTGTCATATACATCTACATCAACTCCATAATCATAATGAGACCATTCACCATTTTCATTTTGTAAACGAATATAAAAATCATGTAAATCACAAGGTAAAACTTCAGTAGTTGATAAGTCTACAGTATACTCATCAGGATTTCCTGTTGGTGTTAAACTTGCTTCTGCACCATTTCCAAAACCAGGATCTTCATCATAATAATATTCTGCTTTGACAATAGGAGATATATCTAAATTATTTTCTGGTTGTACAAAAAATGTTTTTCGATCGTATAAACTCCATACACCTTCAGAATCTAGAACTCTTATATATAAACGATTAAATCCTTCTGGAATATCCGAAGGTAATGCTAATGAAATTGTTTCATCTACAATTCCTGAGTTTGCAGTTAAACTAATTGCTGTACCGTTTCCAAAACCAGGATCATCATTAATATAAAATTCGGCTGCAGTTATATTATCTGCAACTACTGTTGGATCACTTGTTAAAACATAAAATTTTGCTATATCATATAAACTCCATACATCATTATCATCTTTAACACGAATATAAATAGAATTAAAACCTTCTAAAGTTGCTCCTAATGGAATAGCAAAAGTTTGATTGACCTCGCCTGTATTTGTGTCAATAGTTAAAGCAGTTCCATTTTCAAAACCAGGATCAGTATTTATATAATATTCTGCAGCAGAAATTTCAGTAGCTGCTGTTCCTGTACTTAAATCTTGTACATAAAATTGTACTCTATCATACAGACTCCATGTATTAGCATCATCTTTTACTCTAACGTAGAGTGAGTTGAACCCAACCAAATCACTTTCAAGTGGAAGTGACATGTCTTGTGTGAGTTCACCTGCATTACTATTGGCTGTTATGGTGATTGGACTCCCATTGTTATAAAAATATTCCACTTCTGTGATGGATTGACTATAACTGAGAACTACAAAACACAATAACGGCACTAAAAGTAGTAGCCTTTTCATAATTAGTTGGCTTTAGCAGATATTGTTACTGTTAAATCACCATTTTTAGGCACTGTAGAACTATAACTTTCTATTTTCATTGCAGGAATACCTGTTGGCTCTCCAAAATTTTTGAAGTTATAACCTTGATAAATACCTAAATCTGTACCTCCAGAACCCGCACCAATGGCTGGTGAGTCTGCTTGTAATGTTAAATCATCTTCATAAGGATTCCAAGTTGTTCCTGAAGCACCAACTATTGAACTATTATCAGTTGGATCAAGACTCGTAAAAAGTGGATCTATATTTAGGAGCATATTATTAGTAGTATTAACTGGAAATGAGTTTGTTGCAATATTTAATGTGCCCGATTCATTATAATTATAAGTAAGGCAATTGTTCATTTGATAACTACCGCCTTGAATGGTTATATCAACATCACTTCCCCAATTAGTGACAAAAATACAGTTGTTTATATTTAGTACACCATCTGTTGTTGCATTATAGATTGTTACTCCATATAAATAATAACCTCTAATAATATTATTATCAAACAATAATGTGTCTGTCATCCCAAAATAGATGTTACTGGAATATGCATTAGTAAAAATATTGTTGTTTATTAATATGTTTGATGAATTTGAATAAACTTTTAAAAATTGTATGACATTTCCTTGAAATAATATATTATTAAACGTAATAACACTTCCAATTGAAACTGCAGCAATATCATTGTCAAAAAAAGCAAGATTTTCTATAGGTACTGTACTACTGTTTTCATAAATACCACTTGTAATATCTAAACCTTTAATAGTACTATCTGATGCACCTTCATCTAAATATAAATAGTCAATAGTTGATTTATACCCTGCGTCACTGTGTGAACGCCCTACTAAGGTCAAAGCTTTATTTAAAGTAACACTACCATAAGAAGTAGATGATTGTTGTATATAAATAACATCTCCATCAACGGCTGCATCAATAGCGGCTTGTAAATCAGCATAATCTGCAGCTGCACCAGCATTATTGTCAACGGTTGTTTGTGCATACATTAAAGAACTTGTTGCTATAAAAACTAGCAATAAAAGGGTTTTGTTTACAGTGTTAAGGAATTTTGTTTTCATGATAGGATAATTTTAGGTTAATAGTTGTTTATAGTTTAAGGTTTAAATTAATGTGGTTATTTTCTTGCTTAGGTTAGAGAACTCTTAAAAAGAGTTCTCTATTAAAAATTACCCAAACAAAATTAGTCAACCCCAAATAAACTGATTTAGTGTTTTGTACTATTTTATGTTTGTTATGCTATAATGCCTATGCTTTTTCTATTTTCGAAATAATAAGCAAGACTTTTTAATAAATAAGTAAGTGGGTTGAAATACAGAATTAAATGAATTCTGATAGTCAAATGTAATTAGTAAAACCATTGCTGGTCAATACCCAATAATGGGTAAATTAATGATAAACAGTATTTTACAACTTCAATATTTTATTAGTTTTTAATTAATTTTTGTGTTAATACCTTATTGTTTATAGAAACTTTAAGAATATAAACACCAGTTTTTAGATTGGTTAATTTTAATTGAGTTTGGCTGGTTATATTTTCTTTTGAAATAACTTTTTTACCTAAAAGGTCATAAATTTCAATTTTAGCTAGATCACTTATATTTGAAACAAATAGAATATCATTTGCAGGGTTTGGATATACTGAGAATTTAGTATCTTTTAATTCATCAATTCCTAATGCTGCATCTATGGTTATATCATAAGGAATACTTTCAAGTGTTAAATCTGGAATGTCAGTATTAGTTACTTTAGCAACATATATACCAGTATCTTCTTCGGTTGTGTTTTCAATGGTGTAAGTTGCTTCATTTGCTCCATCTATTGCAACATCATCTTTATACCATTGGTATTCGTTTTCGGCACCTCTTGCTGTTTGTCTAGTTCCTGTATCAAATATTGTAGTTAGTGTTATGTTTTCGCCAATTCCAGTAGTTATAGGTTCTTGTACATCACCAAAAGGATTCATTGGATTGTAAAAGAAATTAGGAACGTTGTTTATTAGATATTCAAATTGATTTTCAAGATCTGCAAAAATAAAGTTATTGTAACTAATGTTTAAAACTGAATTTTCTGTAGTTATTGCAGATAATGAAAAGTCAGGTAACTGCCCTGATAAGTTATTATTATCTATATAAAAATAAGTTAAACTAGGTATTTCCGCAATTTCTTGTGGAATAGATCCATTAAGATTATTACTGGATAAATACAAATAAATTAGATTATTTAGATTACTTAAATTAGTATCTAATTCTCCAGATAGTTGATTAAAACCGAGTATTAAATATTCTAAATTTGATAAATTACCAATACTTGCAGGAATGTTTCCTTCTAATTGATTAGAGTATATTCCTAAGTAGGATAAATCGGTTAATGAACCTATTTCAATTGGAATTTCACCAGTTAGTTGATTTATACTAAGTGAGAGTGTATTTAAGTTTGATAAATTTCCAAGTGAACTAGGGATTTCACCAGAAAATTGATTGCCAGATAAGTCTAGCGTAGATAATTGGTTTAGGTTTTCAATTTCTGATGGAATTGTACCACTCAAATTGTTGCTATAAAGACTTAGTACATTGATATTATCTAAACCGTTTGTTATTACTGGTAATTCTCCAATTAAATTATTATTAAAAAGGTTAATACTTGATACTCTATTATTGTTGTTGAGCGTTATTCCATACCATGTATTTAGAGGAGAATTTGACAACCAATTGGTGTTATTTGACCAATTATCACCATTTGTAGCATTGTAGAGTGTTTCAAGGGCATTATAATCTGGGTGTTCAGAAATAGGAGTTGTAATAGTTGCAGGATTTGTATACAATGTTAAACCTGTTACAACAGAATTTGTAATTTCACAATAATATTCTCCACTAAAAGTAAAATCAAAATTTAACAACGATAGTGTTTCAAATGTTGCATCTTCAATTGCAATACCATTTTTGTACCATTGATATAAATTATTTGTCCCAATTGTATTTGCATTAATAATAACGTCTGTATTGTTTGGAATAAAAGCATTTGCATCAACATTGAAATCAACATTATATATTACTTGAGAACGATTTGATTGTGGTGCATAAGTAAATTCTGGAATATTATTTTGATAAGTCGTAAACTCGTTTTCAAAGTCACCAAATTGAAAACTATTATTACTTATATTAAAATATGCAAGATTAGTTAGGTTTGTAAAATCTGGGATATCTCCACTTAAAATATTATTACTTATTTGAAAATTTATAAGATTAGTTAAATTTTGTAACTCGGTTGGGACTTGTCCAGATAAATTATTAAAGAATAGATATAAATAATTTAGGTTAGTTAAGTTTCCGATTTCAGATGGGATTTCTCCAGTAAGATTACAAGCTCTTAAGTCTAATTCATATAAATTTGTTAGGTTTCCAATTTCTGGAGGTATTACTGTACCGAAAAAATTATTATCACCAAGTTTAAGTGTAGTTAAAGATGTAACATTTCCAATATCTGATGGAATACTTCCTGTTAAATCATTTACGGCTAAATTTAAGGTTATTAAATTTGATAAATTTGTAATTTCAATAGGAATACTTCCTGTTAATTGATTTGTATTTAATCTCAGATAATATAAATTATATAAATTTCCTATTTCAGAAGGAATTATACCATTCAATTGATTTACTTCTAAGTTAAGATATAATAATGATGAAATATCTCCAATTTCAGATGGAATATTGCCAGCCAAATTGTTGTAGCCGAGTAGTAAATATTGTAATGATGATAAATCATTAATAGTGTTAGGAATGCTTCCTGTCAAATTGTTATTTGTCAAATCTATATAGTAAACTCTATCATTTTCATCAGTATATACACCATGCCAAGTTGAAATTGGTTCATTAGTTAACCAATTGGTATTATTAGTCCAATTTTCACCTTCTGTTGCATTGTAGAGTGCTACTAAAGCATCATAATCTGGATGGTTATTAATCGTAAGTGGGACACAATCAAGATTTCCATCTGCATCCGCATCATAATATGCAGGATCAAAATTTAAAGAACTTTCATAAAATTCGATTTTGTCAACTACCATATCTACTTCTGATAGCCCAAATTCTAATCTTAATCTGAATTTATTACTTGTAAAATTATTGAAATTTACTGTAAAATTATTAAATTCTAAAAAT contains:
- a CDS encoding RecQ family ATP-dependent DNA helicase, translating into MDIHGALKKYFGFSQFKGLQEQVILSLLSGNNTFAIMPTGGGKSICYQLPALMQEGTAIVVSPLIALMKNQVDAIRGISSEHGVAHVLNSSLNRGDVNTVKADIESGITKLLYVAPESLTKEEYVDFLKNQKISFVAIDEAHCISEWGHDFRPEYRNLRNIISKIDDVPIIGLTATATPKVQEDILKTLGMSDATTFKASFNRPNLFYDVRPKTDDVNKDIIRFVRQYQGKSGVIYCLSRKKVEEIAQVLQVNGIKAVPYHAGLDAKTRAKHQDMFLMEDVDVVVATIAFGMGIDKPDVRFVIHHDIPKSLESYYQETGRAGRDDGEGYCLAYYSYKDIEKLEKFMAGKPVAEQEVGHALLQEVVGYAETSMSRRKYLLHYFGEEFDEVNGLGADMDDNVRNPKKKHEAQEDVQLLIEIILLTKEKYKPKEVVNTIVGKSNAMLQSHKTHEQPFFGKGKSKDKKYWMALLRQVLVVNLIRKEIEQYGVVKVTDKGKDFLKNPYSFMMSEDHVYNLENDDSIVTNSKGSGVSTDEKLMAMLKDLRKKVGKSRGVPPFAVFQDPSLEDMTLKYPISIEELSNVHGVGEGKAKKFGKDFIALIEKYVEENEILRPDDLVVKSTGENSSLKLFIIQNTDRKIPLHDIAKSKGLDFIELIMEMQRIVFMGTKLNIDYHIDDILDEDQQEEIYDYFMEAETDHIEAAMTEFDGDYDDEELRLMRIKFISDVAN
- a CDS encoding T9SS type A sorting domain-containing protein, with amino-acid sequence MKRLLLLVPLLCFVVLSYSQSITEVEYFYNNGSPITITANSNAGELTQDMSLPLESDLVGFNSLYVRVKDDANTWSLYDRVQFYVQDLSTGTAATEISAAEYYINTDPGFENGTALTIDTNTGEVNQTFAIPLGATLEGFNSIYIRVKDDNDVWSLYDIAKFYVLTSDPTVVADNITAAEFYINDDPGFGNGTAISLTANSGIVDETISLALPSDIPEGFNRLYIRVLDSEGVWSLYDRKTFFVQPENNLDISPIVKAEYYYDEDPGFGNGAEASLTPTGNPDEYTVDLSTTEVLPCDLHDFYIRLQNENGEWSHYDYGVDVDVYDNANPTIVSEDITVQLDENGLASITVDDVDNGTFDDCELVSVEIDITDFDCDDLGANTVTLTATDFEDKVSTGTATVTIEDSIAPTVIAQNITVQLDADGNVTVNPQDLDNGSTDNCTIASYSLDKSTFDCTNLGSNSVILSVTDQSDNTETATAIITVEDSVNPIASASDFTIELDADGLGTLSAEDIDTSTDNCSIVLKSVDITSFDCTNLGENTVTLTVEDQSGNSSNTTSTITVVDNINPIVSTQNITVQLDADGNASITPTEIENGSTDNCTISDYSLDITTFDCSNLGENTVTLSVTDQSDNTASETAIVTIEDSVNPTAITQNITVQLDDSGNVSFSADDIDNNSTDNCSIESKSLDITEFTCEDVGENTVTLTVTDQSGNSDSTTAIVTVEDNTNPVAIAVESITIQLDETGEATIDYIDIDNGSTDNCDIALLEVEPSTFSCYEVGENLVTFHVYDDTGNMDTASVTVIVEDPFNPTAVTKDIIVELDSDGNATITADDIDDNSTDDCEITSKSIDISEFTCDNIGENTVTLTVTDISGNTDDATATVTVVDLVDPIAIAVNEITVELDENGVGMLDVLDLDNGSSDNCGIDYTEVDIEEFYCSELGENSVTYHVYDLNGNLGTTGVTVNVVDNINPIADAMDIEYDLAGEDSITVPVEDVQITASDNCEVATVELSEDTFTEIGIYTVDFIVTDSSGNIGSVEITITIIDSSLGIDDYELSSKISIYPNPTRGLLNIKIANLSSDYTIEIFNIQGKVVLSKSMKQSEETVNIENLPTGVYLLKTQINDKVYTQKIIKH
- a CDS encoding right-handed parallel beta-helix repeat-containing protein, translating into MKTKFLNTVNKTLLLLVFIATSSLMYAQTTVDNNAGAAADYADLQAAIDAAVDGDVIYIQQSSTSYGSVTLNKALTLVGRSHSDAGYKSTIDYLYLDEGASDSTIKGLDITSGIYENSSTVPIENLAFFDNDIAAVSIGSVITFNNILFQGNVIQFLKVYSNSSNILINNNIFTNAYSSNIYFGMTDTLLFDNNIIRGYYLYGVTIYNATTDGVLNINNCIFVTNWGSDVDITIQGGSYQMNNCLTYNYNESGTLNIATNSFPVNTTNNMLLNIDPLFTSLDPTDNSSIVGASGTTWNPYEDDLTLQADSPAIGAGSGGTDLGIYQGYNFKNFGEPTGIPAMKIESYSSTVPKNGDLTVTISAKAN
- a CDS encoding leucine-rich repeat domain-containing protein, giving the protein MKRFLLLFSVFLISQINLWSQCPPGSDSDTDGDGVLDCIDPCNNVASSIIGNQSFESDFIGWTIPQNEEYFTINENTEHILHGNKSLVVTAPNNSTFEEYAIYSEEFTLHEGVTYNFKIPVKRIGDIDGDALRWVLIDENGAYRHFNNHYSFTSDWSFLEFNNFTVNFNNFTSNKFRLRLEFGLSEVDMVVDKIEFYESSLNFDPAYYDADADGNLDCVPLTINNHPDYDALVALYNATEGENWTNNTNWLTNEPISTWHGVYTDENDRVYYIDLTNNNLTGSIPNTINDLSSLQYLLLGYNNLAGNIPSEIGDISSLLYLNLEVNQLNGIIPSEIGNLYNLYYLRLNTNQLTGSIPIEITNLSNLITLNLAVNDLTGSIPSDIGNVTSLTTLKLGDNNFFGTVIPPEIGNLTNLYELDLRACNLTGEIPSEIGNLTNLNYLYLFFNNLSGQVPTELQNLTNLINFQISNNILSGDIPDFTNLTNLAYFNISNNSFQFGDFENEFTTYQNNIPEFTYAPQSNRSQVIYNVDFNVDANAFIPNNTDVIINANTIGTNNLYQWYKNGIAIEDATFETLSLLNFDFTFSGEYYCEITNSVVTGLTLYTNPATITTPISEHPDYNALETLYNATNGDNWSNNTNWLSNSPLNTWYGITLNNNNRVSSINLFNNNLIGELPVITNGLDNINVLSLYSNNLSGTIPSEIENLNQLSTLDLSGNQFSGEIPSSLGNLSNLNTLSLSINQLTGEIPIEIGSLTDLSYLGIYSNQLEGNIPASIGNLSNLEYLILGFNQLSGELDTNLSNLNNLIYLYLSSNNLNGSIPQEIAEIPSLTYFYIDNNNLSGQLPDFSLSAITTENSVLNISYNNFIFADLENQFEYLINNVPNFFYNPMNPFGDVQEPITTGIGENITLTTIFDTGTRQTARGAENEYQWYKDDVAIDGANEATYTIENTTEEDTGIYVAKVTNTDIPDLTLESIPYDITIDAALGIDELKDTKFSVYPNPANDILFVSNISDLAKIEIYDLLGKKVISKENITSQTQLKLTNLKTGVYILKVSINNKVLTQKLIKN